CCCCATGGCCTGGATGGCCTCCCACACCTCCTCCATCGACAGCACGGCGAGCGCGTCCCGCAGCAGCTTCACGCGCTGCTGCTGGGACACGGAGATCTCCGCCGGGCCGGACGAGACCAGGGTGAAGGAGACGAAAGGGGAGTGGTCGAGCAGCACGGCCGCACGGGCGATCTGCCCGCCGAGCGAGTGCCCGACGAGGTGCACGGGCCCGCCCAGCGCATCGGCCTGCGCGAGCACGTCCCGGGCCAGTTCCCGTTGGGAGTAGGCAAATTCGTCGTCCAGGGGGCCGTCCGACTCGTGCTGCCCACGCCCGTCCACGGCGACGACCCGGTACCCCCGCTCTGCGAGCGGCTCGTGGAGCAACCTGAAGTCCTCCTTGCTCCCGGTGAACCCGGGCAGCATCAGGACGACTCCCCTGCCCTCCACACCGGCCTTCGGCGACGAGTCGACGACGGCGAACTCCCCGCGCGAGGTGCGCAGGGGATAGGCGCGGGCGCCCGGGGGCGGGGGGAAGGCGGGGTGGCTGGTCACGGGGCGAGGGTAGCGGCTGGGGGCCGGCCCTGTGCCCCGGGTGAATGCCGACGGCCCGGCCCCCCGTGAGGGGGGCCGGGCCGTCAAAGAGGGGTGTGTCAGCCCTCCGTGGACTCCGCGGCGGCCGTGGCCTTACGGGTGCGGCGGGCCTTGGGCTTCGCCTCCGCCGCGTCCTCCGTAGCGGCAGCCGTGGCGGCCGTGGTCGCCTTGCGCGTACGACGCGGCTTGGCGGCCTCCGGCTCCTGATCCGCC
This is a stretch of genomic DNA from Streptomyces hawaiiensis. It encodes these proteins:
- a CDS encoding alpha/beta fold hydrolase — encoded protein: MTSHPAFPPPPGARAYPLRTSRGEFAVVDSSPKAGVEGRGVVLMLPGFTGSKEDFRLLHEPLAERGYRVVAVDGRGQHESDGPLDDEFAYSQRELARDVLAQADALGGPVHLVGHSLGGQIARAAVLLDHSPFVSFTLVSSGPAEISVSQQQRVKLLRDALAVLSMEEVWEAIQAMGPPEEVGGPARGLGDQDQLRRRWMGHSPAQLLATGRQLCTEPDRVTELAAIPLPFHVLSGAHDDTWPVAIFDEMALRLNARRTVITGAEHSPNADRPLPTAHALADFWDGIGPA